One Pectobacterium polaris DNA window includes the following coding sequences:
- the apbC gene encoding iron-sulfur cluster carrier protein ApbC — protein sequence MNATVPEQRPEALRAMVTGVLSTFQHPTLKNNLTTLNALRHCALLDNVLHIDLTMPFVWLSGLAVLKETVSDELLRLSGAKAVEWRLTHDIATLRRVNDQAGVKGVKNIIAVSSGKGGVGKSSTAVNMALALAAEGANVGILDADIYGPSIPTMLGSASERPTSPDGQHMAPIIAHGLATNSIGYLVTDDNAMVWRGPMASKALLQLLQDTLWPDLDYLVLDMPPGTGDIQLTLAQSIPVTGAVVVTTPQDIALMDAMKGIAMFEKVSVPVLGIVENMSVHICSNCGHLEPIFGTGGAQKLAEKYHCSLLGQLPLHISLREDLDRGEPTVVSQPDSEFTSLYRELAGQVAAQLYWQGDTIPSEISFRAL from the coding sequence ATGAACGCGACAGTCCCCGAACAACGTCCTGAAGCACTGCGTGCGATGGTCACCGGGGTTTTATCTACTTTTCAGCACCCGACACTGAAAAATAACCTGACGACATTGAATGCGCTGCGCCACTGTGCGCTGCTGGACAACGTGTTGCATATCGATCTGACGATGCCGTTTGTCTGGCTGAGCGGTTTGGCTGTCTTAAAGGAAACGGTTAGCGATGAGTTATTACGTTTATCAGGCGCAAAGGCGGTCGAGTGGCGTTTAACGCACGATATCGCGACGCTGCGTCGGGTTAACGATCAGGCTGGCGTGAAGGGCGTGAAAAACATCATTGCCGTCAGTTCCGGCAAAGGCGGAGTCGGCAAATCGAGTACGGCAGTCAATATGGCGCTGGCACTGGCGGCTGAAGGTGCGAATGTGGGCATTCTGGATGCTGATATCTACGGTCCTTCCATTCCGACCATGCTGGGGTCGGCCAGTGAGCGCCCAACCTCGCCGGACGGTCAACATATGGCACCGATTATCGCGCACGGCCTGGCAACCAACTCGATTGGTTATCTGGTGACGGACGATAACGCCATGGTATGGCGTGGGCCGATGGCCAGCAAAGCGTTATTGCAACTGCTGCAGGATACACTCTGGCCGGACCTGGACTATCTGGTATTAGATATGCCGCCGGGTACGGGTGATATTCAACTGACGCTGGCGCAGAGCATTCCTGTCACTGGTGCAGTCGTCGTGACGACGCCACAGGATATCGCGCTAATGGATGCCATGAAGGGCATTGCGATGTTTGAAAAAGTCAGCGTGCCAGTACTGGGCATCGTAGAGAATATGAGCGTACACATCTGTAGTAACTGTGGTCATCTGGAGCCGATCTTCGGCACGGGTGGTGCGCAGAAGCTGGCGGAAAAGTACCACTGTTCCCTGTTAGGTCAGCTTCCATTGCATATCTCCCTGCGTGAAGACCTTGACCGTGGCGAACCGACGGTAGTCAGCCAGCCGGACAGCGAATTCACTTCTCTGTACCGCGAACTGGCGGGGCAGGTTGCCGCTCAGCTCTACTGGCAGGGTGACACGATTCCCAGCGAAATTTCTTTCCGGGCGCTGTAA
- the udk gene encoding uridine kinase: MTDQSHQCVIIGISGASASGKSLISSTLYRELRDQVGDQHIGVISEDSYYKDQSHLTMEERVKTNYDHPSSMDHSLLLKHLQMLKAGQAIEVPQYSYVEHTRKQETVHIELKKVIILEGILLLTDARLRSEMNFSIFVDTPLDICLLRRMRRDVNERGRSMDSVMEQYQKTVRPMFLQFIEPSKQYADIIVPRGGKNRIAIDILKAKISQFFE; this comes from the coding sequence ATGACTGATCAGTCTCATCAGTGCGTCATCATCGGGATCTCAGGAGCATCCGCTTCGGGTAAAAGTCTTATTTCCAGCACCTTGTATCGAGAATTGCGCGATCAGGTTGGTGATCAGCATATCGGGGTGATATCTGAAGACAGTTATTATAAAGATCAAAGCCACCTGACGATGGAAGAGCGGGTAAAAACTAACTATGACCACCCGAGCTCGATGGATCATAGTCTGCTACTCAAGCATTTGCAGATGCTGAAAGCGGGTCAGGCGATCGAAGTCCCGCAGTACAGCTATGTCGAGCACACCCGCAAGCAGGAAACCGTGCATATCGAGCTGAAAAAGGTCATTATCCTGGAAGGCATCCTGCTGCTGACGGATGCGCGCCTGCGCAGTGAGATGAATTTCTCTATTTTTGTCGATACACCGCTGGATATTTGCCTGCTGCGCCGTATGCGTCGCGACGTTAATGAGCGCGGGCGTTCAATGGATTCCGTGATGGAACAGTATCAGAAGACCGTGCGCCCGATGTTCCTGCAATTTATCGAGCCCTCTAAGCAGTATGCCGACATTATTGTGCCGCGCGGCGGGAAAAACCGTATTGCGATTGATATTTTGAAAGCCAAGATAAGCCAGTTTTTTGAGTAG
- the dcd gene encoding dCTP deaminase: MRLCDRDIEAWLDDGRLVITPRPPTERISGATVDVRLGNQFRVFRGHTAAFIDLSGPKDEVSAALDRVMSDEINLPEGEAFFLHPGELALAVTLESVTLPDNLVGWLDGRSSLARLGLMVHVTAHRIDPGWQGRIVLEFYNSGKLPLALRPGMMIGALSFEPLSGPAARPYNRRQDAKYKDQQGAVASRIDKD, translated from the coding sequence ATGAGACTGTGTGACCGTGACATTGAAGCCTGGCTGGATGATGGCCGACTGGTGATTACGCCCCGTCCGCCTACTGAGAGAATCAGTGGTGCGACTGTTGATGTTCGTTTGGGAAATCAGTTTCGCGTCTTCCGCGGACACACTGCGGCTTTCATTGACTTAAGCGGCCCGAAAGATGAAGTCAGCGCGGCGTTGGATCGCGTCATGAGTGATGAAATCAATTTGCCGGAAGGCGAGGCATTTTTCCTGCATCCGGGAGAATTAGCGTTGGCAGTGACGCTGGAGTCAGTCACGCTACCTGATAATTTAGTTGGCTGGTTGGATGGCCGTTCTTCGCTAGCGCGTCTAGGATTGATGGTTCATGTCACCGCACACCGCATCGATCCAGGTTGGCAAGGAAGAATTGTGCTGGAGTTCTATAATTCAGGTAAGTTGCCGTTGGCGTTACGCCCCGGCATGATGATTGGCGCTCTGAGTTTTGAACCGCTTTCCGGGCCGGCTGCTCGTCCTTACAACCGCCGTCAGGATGCCAAATATAAAGACCAACAGGGTGCGGTCGCGAGCCGGATCGATAAAGACTAA